The following is a genomic window from Malus sylvestris chromosome 12, drMalSylv7.2, whole genome shotgun sequence.
atctcgagagccagactccaaacaggattacttgcttaaaaatagaagaggcaccgccttccaatcttgagagccagactcccaacaggattactttatcaaaaatcgaaaaggcaccgctctccgaatctcaagagccaaactcccaacatgattgctttctcaaaaatcgaagaggcaccgttctccgaatctcgagagccagatccccaacaggattgcttgttcaaaaactgaagaggcacgctctccaaacttcgagagccagatttccttggataaagcttgtctgcaatcttcacacgcaacatcagctttgtagataccacataccactttttcaaagtgctctgacaaagttaaaacacgcgaagcttgcagctctcactacattactatgaccaagaagggtacaggaatatcattactacttgttgttgaggaaactcctatatatgtctaCCTCTACCCTCAACGGACATGCATACCTGCAAAAAAGCTCAACCATTCTTTatatctaagagggcactcccaacgaagccttttaaaatactcagcttcctttcccccgataatacctctgcaaacaagccacaccaaagcaagagtatctcatatcatcagggttaaaagcaagagtatcccatattatgttttttccctgtcttttcctttggccttgttcttacctgcaagacaatgagaaagagagcaatcagtcagcatttggaatcaagcttcccgTCAGaaactgactacctggaactcCTTGGCTGATTACATACCTGGCATttctctcgagtactcatcttcaacatcttatgcttccagaaaagatactacatctgcctgaggaacagatagggcaagtgagaaggatacaaggaagcatgtgtagacaagcgcaacagaacatgtgccgattcatctattactttgtcaacaacaaaagtatctcacATCATCAAGGacaaacgcactcttgatttgatggacttgttttgacccttaaattcttgagtcggccttatactctggaggaaaccagaaaaccttacagcccagttcaagaataagcttatggaaagttacttcttcaaaagtaaaagtatcttatatcatcacttctccattttcttctctttatcctttttgctgcctgcaagatagggagaatgagaacaatcagctggaactcgaaatcaaacttctgatctgggactgattgctgggAGCTCTAAGTGCTTACCTTGTTTgccacctctttcggcagatctcctagcttggtgacttgggggactcctactacattaTTTGTATCGCACTTAACCTAGCCTgaaactataagtaagcttcaagtgaaattgatacattatcttgtgcatctccaccggttaaagataccatctctagatggaggaaaagtagttccagagaagatgccacatctacctgtgagacagataaggcaagtgaaaacgataccacacttcggtacttagaagtttcgtgattactcaacgacttggatcttgtaagtccctaaccgaggagcttccttcactcgggaacttaggggatcactgtttgtaccatacttgaccaattctgaaactactaagcactagtcaacgttataccgtcaaggacccacaagagtttccctccaaccaagaggctaATCACatcgcaacacgtgtcgacattagaagccaattaaaacatgacacgtgtcaatgtcaaaacaaagctagaaactctcttctataaaaggagatcattctcccacaatatttcctaatgtcatttgtactaaatcattcactagtactcactaaatgagagcttgaacctatgtacttgtgtaaacccttcacaattaatgagaactcctctactccgtggacgtagccaatctgggtgaaccacgtacatcttgtgtttgcttccctgtccctatccatttacatacttatccacactagtgaccagagcaatctagcgaaggtcacaaacttaacactttctgttgtaccaaagacctcactgattttgtgcattaacacatttaaggaacgtgttcagagcatacaactaactagaacactaaaggaaataatataaaattgaatgaaataaaggatggatcctacaccgagagggcttgaagatgccgatgcggaaaTGCCTGAAcaccgggattgtatgccttgattctaagtcctgaagggggcacaaaacaaacatgagtggtccaatttgatataataataataataataataataataataataataataataataataaaatagttatcaacatactaacccccaggttttatgaaaacacatatatcatggtaaacataggtttttcgaaacctagcatgccgtgcaatgtctcaaatcataacttatatatatatatatatatatatatatatatatataataatcactagtgaattgtccgataaccttcaggccccatgccggctccctgTCTTTATgctaatagccagaggaaacacactccaggccctatgccaacaccaaatcgTCGCCCGAAACGAACCGGAATCTATCCTTACatcccgtagcggaaaggaccactaggtaagtacaaaaccattgaacatatatatattgaaaaacaacttcatagtataaagtcatccatcatctatactataaagaggtgttcgaaacatgttctaaatatcaaatcctcatccatcagatattctataagaacacgggttataggaaaaatagtagtaATTTAATCTAGCCtcaataagcatgttatcttAAAGCGTTTCATAGaacataatcattaaatcatgcttttcatgtatgcatttctactatcaaAACATGCATGTTTAGAAGTGTCCACTCATAGATACTTAGCCGCCGAAAAGCCACGTaaactagcgaagacggaaacgccacaataattgcccctaagcacataaagggtccaattaataaaaatctattataacaattgaatttgggaaaacggacgttGGAAACAAATTTAGGACGTCGAATTAACCGATTAAATTTCGTAGAAGTCAATAGAAGTCAACAAGGGAATATTCTGCCGGATTGGACTTGGGTCTTAAGGGTGTTGGGTTAAGCCTAGGGGTTTTGGGGTTTAGAGGGCACATGCCTAAGGCCCAATGGAACATGGCCCGAAGGCCttggggttttttttaaaaataaatttaataaacaaaaataattaaaaaggttGGGGTTGGGCTTAGGGCCCCCAACAGCAACAGCCCAAATGCCTTAAGCCTAagggtttttgggttcttgAGAGGACGGGCCTATGACCCTAAATAAAACGGCCCAAAGGCCTTTTTATTAAActaaataagattaaaataaataaataaataaaagaaatgggtttgggttgggctcggcaGGAAAGGCCCAAAAGGCCTATGTTTGATGGGTCAccggacccaaggaagaaggccggaatttggccggaaagttccttaactttaaatattcataactttgtcaaaactcaatgAAATctagtgattcaaaaacaaaagttgtagttctcgaagagatgaagagaatggtaccttgcacgaCGTCTAACTCGCAGTGGTTTGACAAGAAAATGCTTCAAAAGCCTCCGAGGTCGCCAGAAATTGAGAAAGATTCAAAtggatataacttcttcaatactcaacgaaattgggtgatttaaaaaggaaagttgtagtactcaggGAGGCGAatagattgataccttgcatgtGGGCCAAATCTCTATGGTTTGGCTGGAAATTGGCTCGAAAGTGAGGGTTCCTCGCTGGAATCTGGGAAAGCCTTCCCGAAGAGTTTCTGCGATGACTCGACGTCCACCACACACAAACATGGTCAAAGAACGAACTACAAGGATGGAATAAAGAGTTTTTGGAGTGTTACCGAGGCTTACCAGCCATCGGCAATATGAGGGACTCGCCGGAGTTCTTCTGTGCTTCACAGACGAActgagagagggaaagagagatagCTAACGCGGTAGTGATGGTGATGATGTCGTCGTTGATGAAGTGGGTGTGGACAGGTGTGTGTGGGTTGGTCCTCGGGGGAGAAAGGGTTGAGAGAGTTTTCGAGATGGAGAGATAAGGGAGAGTGAGGGGGAAGAAAGAactgagagagagggagagggaacaTGGGAGACAGGGGACAAATATCAGGGGTGGGCCCTTTGGGCACACcatttaagacccaaaaaccattttttataaactttttaaGGGATATATGAAATTACATTTTAATTCGGGGATGGGTTGTAACAGCATCTCTGGTGGATTTCATCTCAATCTTAAACAaatattctctctttctctacccCATTAATAATTTTCATGAATTAAGTAAAACTTATTTAATGAGTCATTTTTTGGTCTAACTAGAACATCACGTACATGTACTGCTAACGCGGTGTTGGAAATCCACTTAAAGTTGTCCCCATAATGTTATTATTAGATAGATTAGTAATACCATGCCACTTACAcacaaaaattttaattttgaatttctaaCGTTAGTCGCATGCTAACATAGTGCTACCAATCCACTTAAATGTAAGTTCTTGAGTTTAGTCTAAGTAGTAAGGAATGATATAGATAATGAACTATAATCaggttttaaataattaaagagCACCAATCACACATTATTtgttataatttaaatgaattagTAACACTAGATCCATTACTCGTAAAAACATCTCCCAAGTTATCATCCAACTTATGGTTTACTAAGATGTGCATTGTTATATGTAGGGGGCACATAAACCCTGCAATCACATTCGGGCTGTTTTTGGTAAGGAGAGTATCACTGGTGAGAGCCATATTGTACATGGCGACTCAGTCGTTTGGAGCCATATATGGTGTTGGGCTAGTGAAAGCTTTCCACAGTTCTTACTATACCAAGTATGGCGGTGGAGCCAATGAGCTTGCCGATGGCTACAACATAGGCACTGGATTGGGTACTGAGATTCTTGGCACCTTTGTTCTTGTCTACATTGTCTTCTCTGCCACTGATCCCAAGAGAAATGCAAGAGACTCCCATGTCCTAGTAAgtataaattaattttgctgCTATTAATTTCTAACTACTGACTCTAATGAtttgtttatgttgattaatTAAAGGTATTGGCACCCCTGCCAATTGGGTTTgctgtgtttattgttcacctTGCCACAATCCCAATCCCTGGCACTGGCATCAACCCAGCTAGAAGTCTTGGAGCTGCAGTGATCTACAACAATGACAAGGCTTGGAATGACCAAGTATGCCTTTCACCTTACTCTCTTAGTTActaacttttaataaaaaataaaatttacgaACATTAAATCGACAATAAACCATGTATATAACTCAATTTAATACTCTTTATTGTCTtctacttttttatttaattttatttttgattaaAAGTTAATAACCCGTTCTAATTCTTCGTATTTTTTCTAATTATTTACTTATGTTTGTTGTTTAATTATTCAGTGGATCTTCTGGGTTGGACCATTTATTGGAGCTGCCATTGCTGCCTTATATCACCAATACATCTTGAGAGCAGGAGCTGTTAAAGCTCTGGGTTCTTTCAGGAGCTCCCCCAACATATGATTTTTAAGAGATTTATTGTGTTTTCTCAATGTTCTGAGAAACTTTGCATTTCTGGAAGCATGGAATTTGTATATTACTACTATTGTATAGGTGTTGAGGGTGTCAATATTGTGTTACCTTCTGTCTGTGTACAAAAGCACTTCTTTTAAATGTGCCTTAATGTTTGCATTCTgctatttttttccctttttccttTTATAACATGATTTGATCTATCTGTATGTGTCATCAATATGTTTAATTAGTGATGAATTTTCAGCAAATGCATTGTGTTACTGAGTTGGCACTTCCATAGGTAAACTTCAATAGTACAGCAAAGACGTCTACATGATAAACAAAAGCAGAACATCCAATCAATTCTTGACAATTACAAATATTCTAATTCAGATTTCACGTCATTCCAACTTCTCCTTAATTCCATTCCTCCTTAATTCAATTCATCTCATTTTAATTACAGATCAGTTAACTAGTCATGAGTGCAAAGTTATATTAGGGGCCTTCATAGTTCTTAGTGGGAATCTTCTTTCTAAAAAGTAACTATGATAATTGTTGGGTATCCCTCCACTTTGCAAATGGGtaattgtgacagcccgtcccgaagatatgtattattttattatcaaggACGTGAATTTACTATTTTACCCCCGGTTATGAGCGTTGTGGTGTGTTATGTATGTAAGTGTTGAAATGgatggaaaggaaagaaaataaaaagaagaagggaggtcacatgtgtgtgtgcgtgcgtgGCTGgtagaagaaaaataagaagaagataTTGGGCAAAGCTGCCCAACCAGAGGAAGAGAGCAGGAGCTCAgggagagaaaatagagagagcTGGCGAAttaggagaagagagaaggagtgGATGGCCAACCAGAAAAGGGGAAGGAGGGAAAAGAGGGAGAAGGAAAATAAGGGGAACCCTCGGGTCTTTTTCTTGATCCGCGCGACTCGGTCGAGCTTCAAGGCCGAATTCACCTATTTCCCAGCCACTTTCTTATGAATTGTCTCGAACCATGACCTAGAAACAACTTCCTAGCCTTCCTTCTTCCATTCCCATtcaaaattagaaggaatttgGTGGTAATTTATTCAAAAACCGAAAGTGGGTGCCGTGAAGAACATTGCTCTAAATCCACCACTTGTGAAACATTTTCCTTCAATTACCACTACCATTAGACTTCCCTAGAATCCATGAGcaaagcccaagcagtggtggaggcgtTGGAACAAGTTTGAAGGTCGAATCGAAGCACACCAAATTCTAGGGTCCGCACGGAgtttggtgaaattgaagtgCTTCCAAGCCAAATTGGCATTGGtcataggtatgaaagttgttctactcattgaTATCTTCAAATCtgaaaattttggtaatttttagaaatagttgaattttccggcgagccggggtggccgaccgccacccgcgacGGCTGGTGAGGCGGCGCGTGGCCTGAGGGCCGCCAATGCTATTTTTAGACTATATGTGATgtcttgaattcagttttgagAAGTGAATTATGTAGATTAATTGTTAGAGCCAAAATTCTCTAAGATATGTTAATAGGccattatatgaatcgacgatccaaccgtcggatcgtcaccaaactttgatacatagtagtacgtaatatttgaagaatgcaggaacttacggatcaggACTTCGATggacggatcttcccgaattggatttgagagttcataaaataaaatgttaatcgccacttagttttggaaattggcggagatccaaccgtcgTATCGTaacgaaattttagtatgtttttCTAGAAGCTTAATGTGTTTTGGGAAGTGACGGATCAAAAATCTGAGTTGTGGATCTTCTAGATTGAGTTATTTAGGGTTATGACCCTACCGTCGAACTTAGTCGACAGTTGACCTTCGATCAACGGGTCTCGCATTATTCTTGAATGCCCTTGAGGATATGTGTTATGTGAATTACATATTCTATGGATAAGAGTTTTAAGATGTggtttgataactgttttaggcACCGAGCGTTCGGGATGCCTTGGTTCTGATGttagggagtcgtagcgcggaccccaggtgagtgggcagttattttttgtatatacctatatactactgatttttcctagaaattgaatttaaatgaaagtatgttttaaaatgccatgcatacatattatatgaaatatatgaactagtatttgatgcatatatgtgaaatggtgctgtggacgcacatgtgagttttatgttgttcatgtgatttattgatgatgagaattatgttgaaagctcataacctgcacccctggtgttagtgcttatattattcaccccgcaccacacgctcaccttggatccaagtaggtgcatgtcgtacaaaccattagaggtggttccgacatgtcgtacagaccattagaggtggttcggacttgtaggtgactttagattgttatacagctgttgatgagagaagcactagagcgtattcttacaccattcttgttgtacagactacttcaggtagttccgtttatgtgcagagtagagtcgtacaggtcacagttggtgactctggTTGGAttagatattgagctatagaattaaccgtataGGACAGCTGCAgagtctccggttgattccttatttcacctattatattgatgcatccttattatgttttgaagcatagcatggcatatttCTTGAAAGGTGTTAAAGACATGTGATTTGAGTTATTTGCTgttatatatggttatatatatactatttgtGGGAAAGTATataggttttacagtgaggggttagaagtgttatgaaatgaaatattttcgaaaagctttgttttactgacccactcaatcttgttttgcgcccctccaggttctagttagcagttttGGTGGCTCACGGGGATTCCCACGGCGTTTTGACAGCCtacttaaatgtaggactcacctttaggtgttgtaatttagtaatggTCATACTTGACTGtacctagtacttatgctctgattatgtgtgtttcacacttagactcactctagcatgttagttggatattattgctagtcattgggttttattccttcgtatttcttttacccctttttgcttccgcatcgcacttttggttacgtcatgcTCACGtaacggccagcacgccctgaTTCTAgaatcggggtgtgtcagtttggtatcaaagcttaggttgcagtcctgtatatcTTAAGGATTCTTTTATTGTCATCTATCAGAACTATACCGCCTCGTAGAAAGTCACGTCATTCAGAtgagcctagtttccctgatataaCTCAGTTAGGGAAAGATATTGTTTATGTGATTCAGTTTGTTATCTGTCCTCCCCAAAGGACTCATTTTGAAAATCTTTATAAGTTGAAACTGAATCATTTTAGGAAAATGAAGGACCTAAGGGAGCAGAGCGATGGCTCGATTATTTGGAAAAGACGTTAAGCGTTATGCAAAGTCAAGGGAATCTTCCTTTTGAAAGGTGGATCAAGATAACTACTTGGTTTCTGAGTATTGAatctgcatcctggtggaggcATGAGGCTTTTTAATTGATGCCAGAGGAAATTGTTGATTGAGAGTTGTTTAAGGAATTgtttaagaaaatatttattCCTCCGGCATGTATGGATGATAAGAATTAAGAGTTTACAAATTTGAGACAAGGAAAGATGTCGACGAATGAGCATTATAGAAGGTTTATTGACTTGTCTCGTTACCATTCGGATgttgctgctaatccggttGAGATGTTCCATCATTTTAAGCTGAGTAATAAGAAAATGTAGTGTTCTTTGGCGATCACTACCCAATGTGTTTCTTACCCGAAGTTTTACGAAATTTTGTTGAAGACTCTGAGAATATGTTCAGCAATAGTAATGAAGGAGGGGAAAAGAATGGGAATCAGAGGAAAGATGACAAAAGTAAAGGTTAGTCATCTCAAGGACTTGAGAAACTTAGAACTTCAGAAGAAGTGAAGCTAGTTCTGGTTTTTCCAGAGGAGGAATTAGTACCACTAGACAGATGAGAGGTGGTAAAAAATTACTGGAGGTCCTAGATTCCTGAGGCAGGAAGATATTGGTAAAGGAAACGTACTTTGTACCGTAGGTACAATAATAGTCACTTTGGAGAGTGTAGGCGAGAAATCAGCAGAGGTTTTTCATGTGGACTAATGGGACATAGAACTGTAAATTGTCCCCAGAATCAGTAGTTGCCCAACAGTCTTCTTTGCCACCACCAATGCCATCCAGCAAGTTCCTGGATCCATTAGTTATGGTCAAATAGGCCGTGGTGTGAAGGGGTGAAGTAATCAAGCTATTAGAGGTCGTGAGGGATGAAAACAAGCCAATGTTGTGTTAACatatcactgcaagatgctTTGAGTCATTCGGACTTGATTATGGATATGTTAAATATTTTGGTCACCTTGCCAGAGTTCATTGGTCGTGATGCGGAAATTTGATGTTTTGGACGATGTTGTCTAAGAAAGTAGTGAATGAGTACGATAGAAGGGTACACATATATTTCCCAATGAATGGCAGGATGTTAATATTGCACCCTCAGGAATCATTACTTACTTATCAAGATGATAGCGGATTATCAGTAGTACGGTGGTGGTGGAAGATATAGTTATGTCAGTGAATCTTATCCCTTTAGATATGGTGGATTTCGATGCTATTCTAAGCACATATTGGTTGTATTATGATCGTGCCAATATAGAGTGCTAcaggaaatcagttacttttcatACTCTTGGACTaccagaggttacttttgtgggtgaaaaaaaaaattggggtgagacatggtgttatttctgccatgagagcaaagaagttgttatcaaaaggttgtcaaagatacttagcacatgtggtgttaaatgatgttgttcctagcagtgtggaggaagttggagtagtcaggcattatcctgatgtattcccaaatgatttgcctggattgccgtCAGACAGAGATGCGGAGTTTtcgattgatttgcttccaggtatggatcctatatctttgactccatatagaatggctccagttgaattgagagagttgaaaattcagTGTGCAGGAATTGATTGATAAAGGTTCCATTTAACTTAGTACATTACCTTGGGGAGCCTCAGTTTTTGTTGTGAAAAAGAATGACGAGACATTAAGGCTATGAATTGATTATGGGCTATTGAATTGGGTAACGATTGAGAACCATTATCCATTACCTTGCATGGATGGTTGGTTTAATCGGCTTCGAGGTGCCTTTGTATTTTCAAAGGTTGATTTAAGGTTtggttattatcagttgaagtGTAGCAGTGAGGATGTTCCTAAGATTAATTTCAAGACTCGTTGTAGtctttatgagtttttggtgacaTCATGCGGAATGACAAATGTGCTTGCTGCTTGTATAGGTTTGA
Proteins encoded in this region:
- the LOC126594573 gene encoding probable aquaporin PIP2-5 — protein: MGKDIEIGGGYSAKDYQDPLPALLINAEELGKWSFYRAIIAEFIATLLFLYVTVLTVIGYKSQTDAALNRDQYGGVGILGIAWAFGGMMFVLVYFTAGVCGGHINPAITFGLFLVRRVSLVRAILYMATQSFGAIYGVGLVKAFHSSYYTKYGGGANELADGYNIGTGLGTEILGTFVLVYIVFSATDPKRNARDSHVLVLAPLPIGFAVFIVHLATIPIPGTGINPARSLGAAVIYNNDKAWNDQWIFWVGPFIGAAIAALYHQYILRAGAVKALGSFRSSPNI